CTTACATAGTCGTCATCAGCTTGCAGGTATTCTACATCCTGCACGGCTATAATTTTTACTTTGGTGCCGGTTTTTACCACAATACGCTCGTTTTGCGCGGGCGATAACGCGGCCTCTTCCAATAAGGGGTTGGTTTTGGTAACCGGCGTTGGCCCCGGGGGCGCCTGTGCCAAAAGCTTTTCTATCGCTTTTTTAAAGCGCTCTTTACTAAAAGGTTTTAAAAGGTAATCTACCGCGTGTGCCTCAAATGCTTTAATGGCGTACTCGTCAAAGGCGGTGGCAAAAATTACTGCAGGCGGGTTATCTACAAGTTCCAGCATCTCGAAACCGTTTATCTTGGGCATTTGCACATCCAAAAATATCAGGTCGGGCTGGTGTTGCTGTAT
This portion of the Inquilinus sp. KBS0705 genome encodes:
- a CDS encoding response regulator, with the translated sequence MTISALIIDDEPLARMVVQEYLQDFKQIEVIQECSDGFEGLKAIQQHQPDLIFLDVQMPKINGFEMLELVDNPPAVIFATAFDEYAIKAFEAHAVDYLLKPFSKERFKKAIEKLLAQAPPGPTPVTKTNPLLEEAALSPAQNERIVVKTGTKVKIIAVQDVEYLQADDDYVSVITAEGAFLKNKTMAFFEKTLDPRYFVRVHRSYIIAIQQITRLDPYEKDSHLAILKSGAKIPVSKTGYVKLKQVLGI